The Dermochelys coriacea isolate rDerCor1 chromosome 7, rDerCor1.pri.v4, whole genome shotgun sequence sequence TTGAAGCTGTagagagggggctggggaggagtaGTTAAGAGTTATAGCAGCTGGGAGGCCTCATCTAAGATGGAGCAGCCCAGCTTCAGCATCCCTTATCTGCCCCTTTTAATGGTGGGTGGGACTGTGCCCTCTGCTCTAACGCAGGCTCCTTGGGCAAAGCACTGGGTGCTGTGTGCCCTAGACACTACTGCTGTGTAATAAGCAGTCTCCCCTCTATTTTCAATAAAGATTTTCCTACAGGCACCCAGGTGGGTTGATTTGAAACTGCACAAGACAAGAATGAGAGCCTGGTCCCAAGCCAGCTCTGGCTGTAGCGGGCCAGTTGGTATgcaggggcaggttctgggctATGGGGGAATATGAGGGAGGGCAGGTTGAGCTCACTGCTACCCACACAGATCTGTGTAGAGGGAGGATATAGGCCAGCTACCAGcacctggctgctcctccagctcTATCCTGGGTCAGGACATGGATAGGCCCCAGCCAAGAcattcctccccccactgcagtGCTGGTGAGCAGTACAGCACAGTCACCCTGTCCAATAGAACCAGATGCTCTGCAGAGACAGGTCAGGCCTCCCTGGGACTAGGAAGTTGATCCGGGTAGTACTTGGGAGCTTCAGTCATAGGGCAGGGCTCTGtggcgctaggtgctgtacaaacacagcaagaGCCAGGTCCTGTCCCCCAGGCTTACAGACCTACACCCTAGGAACTAGCATCTCTGTACAGGCAAGAacaggccccagctcccagacagGAATTGGTACTTTTAATGAGTGATTTGGTTTGACATCAATACAAAAACAAGGTTTTGGTGCCAAGAGTCACAGTTTCTCAACTATAtacacagccctgcccctgcctgggggggagagggcaggtcAGCCTGTCTTGCATCCAAGACATcaagagttgatgggagagtttaACAAACTGCACCCCAGCATCTTACTTGGGCACAGGCAGGAGTcccctctgtggcatggggcagaGTGACACCACCCCAGCAGATGCTGAGAGGTGGAAGCCACTGGAGGGAGCACTACCACAGGAAGTCCTCCCCCCCTTGACTTCACAACTTGTAGGTACATGGTGAGGGTGGAGCAGGACTGGACCGTTGCTCCCAGGAGGGTAGAGACTCTCCACCATCAGAACCCAGGATACACATATTCAGGCCAGATAGGAACTGACAGGCAGGCAGCATCTGCTTCCAGGATCAGTGCTGGCAGCTCACTTGGTGATGGTGTTTCTGTTGAAGCAATGAGAGAGGGGACATGAGTGAAGGACCAGGACCCAGGGGATGTTTCCCAGGAGCACTCAGGCCAGGGGGAAGAGGTCATCACTAACAGGGGTTACAACTACAAGAGGCCATGCACTCCTATATTAGCCCCACTAGACTTGGGAGAACCATGTCCTGTGCTCCCCTCCAGAccacctgccccaggccccggCTTCCCAGCACCAGGGAGGTCAGACAGACCAACCCTATGATGGCTGGGAGGACAGGCTACTTACGCATTCATGCTCTTGCCGCTGCCACTCAGCACAATGTAGGGTGTCTTCTGGGCCTtctgcttctcctgcagcagTGCTACCGTGCCCAGGGGTGTGTCGCTGGAGCTCATCTTCTTCAGCAGCTGAGAGAGGGGAGAGCCTGAGTCAGTACAGCCCCTTGCAGACTTTCACCAACTCAACTGTGACCCCAGGCTAAcagcccatcccatcccacctGCACCCAGGGATCCACACCTAGTGCTGAGACACAGCCACCACGGAGGTGTAGGGTCTGTTATCAGTCCATCACACAGTGAAGGAAGAACTCCCCTATTCCAGTTTAAACAGCAGGGGGGAGTAGAGGAGATGTTAACCCAAAGAGTGGtttggccaggaccccaggcttAACAGCCAGACTGAGGCTAGAGCACAACCATTGATGACTGCAAATAATCAGCACAGCGCTCCTTAGTGCCATAcaggcacaggagccagcactgACCACAATGGGAGAGCACCCACCCTATGCTGCTCCTGTGTCCCCCTGGGCTCTCCTCAGGTTTCCCATCCATGCCTGACTGCTTGGCCAACAGGATGAAGCTGGACCTGTCCCCACCTCTCTTCCAGCATCCTACAGGCTCTGCTCATGGGGAGCTCCAGCCATGTCACCCACTCACCGCCTCCTCATCCAGcttcttcatcctcctctctGTCTTCATTTTCCCGGAGCCCTTCCCATGGAAGCGGTGAGAGAGCTGCCGGAACGCCTGGGGACAAAAGCACACAGAGTGGGGATCAGCACTGATTGTCACACAGCCCCATCTAGGAGCCTCCTGCCACTCGCTCCACACAGCACCAGGGCTGGGAAACTCCCAACGcccttccccatctgtctgtggCAGCAGGAAGAGCAAGGGATCCCTGCCACAGAACTCCCCCTTCACTATCACAGCTCCCAGCcaaccctctcccacccccaagaaACAGCCTCTTTTCACCATCACAGCCACTTCCCACAGGGGAAATGGAGGGGAAAGACATGGCTGCATCAGCACTGCCCACCCTGGGTGCCCCCATGTCCCTTCCCACTACCTCCTTTGGGGTGAGCTTGCGACCCGTCTCATCCACGTATTCAATCTTGACATCAGGCTTGTAGCCGTCCTTCTCCTTGAAGTCCTGGGTGAAGCCCCGGTACTCCTCCCGCCGGCTGTACTTGTCATCAATGGCCCTGTAGGAGCCCAACCCAGGAGGTTAGTTCAGTGGCAGGGCGGGGGGTGCTCTCCGCACAGTCACTGCTGATCCCAATGTGCTGCTAGAGGGCACTCTCCCCTTGCAGTCAGTGCTTGCCCCAGCGTAGCACTAGGGGGGTTCTGTCTTGAATGAGATGCGAAAACAGGGCTCTTAGCCCTCTGGCCACTAATGATTGCCTGGCACCAGGGACCTTTCAGTGGCATGAGACCTGGGCCCAGTCTACAATAAGGGTTATGGGTGTTACTGGGGGTGCATGACCAGTGTCCACATCACCCAAACCACCAGCATGACAACTGCCTCCTTGCTGCCAGTCTCTGCTGCGTGACCATGGGCATCCTTCTGGGGTTAGGGGAACCAGCCATGGGGCAGGGCACTGCCAACACCTATTCTGGCAACAGATTTTATGGCACCCACTCCATGCCCCTCTTGTGGTGGCAAGTGCTACAGCCAtggctagcacagtggggctttAGCTCAGGCAAGAGGCCCAGATGCCAAGACCCAGAGGTGGCAGATCCAATTTCAGCTACTGATGAGCTACCCCGGGGCTTTGCCTGCCCCACAAGGTCACTTACATCTTATCCTCGATGCAGTACACAGCTGAGGGTAGCGACTTGTTGGGTGCCTTCACCCTGGCCACCTTCTGCACTGTCGTCTCCAGCAGGCCTGCAGTGAGCAGAAGAGGCATGGATCAGGCCCTGCCCAGGGGAAGTTTCCCCCTCACCATAAACTCCAGCCCCAGAGATCTCAGAGCTGCTGGATCACACAGGGAGAAAAGGGGCTTTcaggggcagcatggcctagtgggcAGGGCAATAGACAGGGACTCAGGACTCCTAggctctattcctagctctgacacaCCTCGGGCACAACAGTTCCCCTCTCAGGGGctctgtcccccctcccaccctttgtttagGCTGAGCTCTCCAGGTCAGGGACTGCCTCACTGACTGTGCAGCGCCCAGCATGACGGGCTGTGATCTCTGTAGATCCTGCCTTATTACAAATTAAACAAAGTTCACTCCAGCCACTAAGTACCAGGGAGGGTTTTCAGAGAGGAGTTGGGCTCTGCTGTGAACTGGGAGCAGTCATCTGTGTGCATCACAGCAGGCAAGCATGGGAACCCAAGAGGATTCTGGGATGGGGCTCATCCTGAGCTCCCCACTTACCTTTGTTCTGGCAAAGCAAGAGGGCAGCTGCTAGGCCCCGGTTCACTATGGGCTCCTCATCCAGGATGGTGGTGGAGGATGCTGAGAACTGCAAAGGTGGAAGACAGGGTTCAGGGCTTTGGACTCATCTGTTTAAGAGTCCCCTGCTatgccagccccagggctcccctcccacagctctgccagtgcccctcaatcctgactggCAGCCCCGCAGGGTTCATTGTGTTATACTGTGGggaggccgggggtgggggggtgacaaGGAAGCTACGAATGCAGTGACACCCGTCACCACCCACATACCCCTTCCCCAAATTGTACTCACAtcctgctgctgtttctcctcATCTAGGTTGACCGTGCTCCAGCCAATGTTCTCTTCACCATCAGAGTCTGAGCCTCCATTTCCCGACCTCTCATCATCCCTTTCAAAGTCCTGAAAGCAGAAGAGAGGGCACCTGGGGCATCAGCATGGGGGCCCCCAGCTGGGTGACTTAGTGGGGCTGGGATCACTGCAGAACATGTGCCCCAACATGCAATGCAGCTCCATGCTCCCAGCTAGGGCTGGCCAaagagcccagagccccaaaaCGAAGCAATTCTGCCACCGCAGTGCCTCTTGGGTGTGGTAGTTTGGTTGTTTCACATGCCCATTTTCCTTTATAGGCCAGACTCCATATGCCAGGATGCTCCATGGCCAAAGACTCCCACAATGTAGTGCTGTTCCACACCAGAGGGAATACCCTGGTGTAGAATGGGAACTTCAGTCTGTCCAGGAAGCCCAGCCCATACAGTAAAATGGGAGCATAAGGTACCTGGAccacaactcccataaggcaccaTGGCAACATATCTGTATCAACCCCCAAGCCATTACTATCCCTGCCCTGGGCTCTCCCCGAACCCACCCAGTTGTGCTATCGCCGTCCGGGgctcttctcccccgccccactctgCCAGTGTCCCATAATCCCATAATTCTGACCCACAGGCCTCCTCTCCCGCTAGTTCTGCTGATGCCCCTCCGTCTGGCACAGGTTCCTTTCATCCCAGCCCACTCTGGGGTGAGGAGAGGAATCCCCAGGAAGCCGCACCATGAGCTCCTCCTGGTCCTCGCGGTTGCCAGCCAGCCCATAAGTGGGGATCTCGCCCAGTGTGCGGCAGAACTCCGAGGTGGCATTGAAGACTATCGCTCCTTTCCTCTCTAGCTCCTCGTCGTCCTCCCGGCTACGGCGCGTCTCCAGTTTCTTGACGATCTCAATGACCTGCTTCAGGTGCAAGAGGGCCGGGTTAGACAGCAGCTGGGCGCTAATGAGGCTGGGGGCTCGTGCACTGAACCAAGGATCACTAGGAGCCCCCAGAGTCAGGGCAGTCCCAGCAGGGCAACTGGACCTGTGTTCAGGGGAAAGGTGTGACTGGGCACCACATGCTCTGTTCTGGCATGGCAGGTTCAGTCAAGGAGCATGGAGGCCAAATGCATCCATCCATAGAACAGGGTCTCCCCAGAATCCTCTCTCAGGCTCTAGGAGGGAAGCGGGGTCTAGGGGTTAATGATTCCTAGGTTCCCATCCCAGACGGCCTCCCAGACCAATATCAAAACCCTCCACCCTGATTCCACCCGTGGACCAGGCCTCCTCACCTTCTCCCCACTCTCCTTCAGTTGCTGCATCTGCCGGAGCTTACGGCCCTTctccagctgcttctgcagctcctgctccGCCTCATCCTCCTCCAGGGCAACTGGGGATTTGGGCACCTTTTCAGCCTCCTCTGCAAGGAAAGAAACATGGGGGGATGGAATCAGCAACAGCAATGAGCATCCCAAGGGGTCTTTGCTTCAGCAGGGTGGGGTCCTGCGGGGAGCATCAGGCCAGACACTGGAGGCTGCTGGCTAAGAACCAGGCTCCTAGGGCCCCTAACACTAACCCAATGCTTCTCAAGTTTGAGACCAGGGACTGgctttgctgccttcctaaactatcagggagatctcagggaccgaCATCAGTCCACAGACCGGTTGTTGAAAAACACtcctctaacccactagaccccattctcCTCCTAGAGCAGGGAaaagaaccctggagtcctgggtcccagcccctcACCATCGCTGCTGATTTCCATGTTCTCTACCCGGGTGTCATCTGACTGGGATGGCAGGTCTGCAGGCTGGTTCACATTCTCTTCCatgtccccttcctcctcctcctcctccttcttcctgtGAGCCCTCCTCCCTCGGCCCCTTAACCTGTGGGGAGAGAAACTGGTGAGCACATGAACCAATCCCCCACAGCCCTCTTGGTCTCTCCACCCACAGGACTAGActccactgcttcccaggttacCGGGAGCCAAAGTCGCTCTGCTTTGTCTCATTGCCCAGGGGCAGCAGATCATCAGCTTTCACTGGCTTCTCCTTCTTCCGCAGCTTCTTCACCCGCCGTTTGGTCTTCTTGAAGGTGATGTTCTGCATGGGAGAGACCAAACAGGTCAGTGAGGCACAGCCTCTATCCCTCATCCACACAGCAGGGTCCTGGCCTGGTGTGGGGCACCTTGTCCGCAATCCCCATGAGCACCCAGGGCCCGGCGCCTTGCCAACCACCCCCTCACACATTTACCAGGAGCACCTGGGGCTCCACACCCCCAGCATCTGTACCTAGAACCACAAGTGCAGGCGCATGCCCCACGTTGCCACTCCCTAATACACACACATGAACAACTGGGACAAGGCACTGCCTTTAACCCACCAGACCAGGGGGTGGCTAGAGCCCAGCGCTCCACTCCAGTCCCCACCAGCCCACAGGTAGTCTGGTCTTTTAAGACGACGTAAGTATACAAGCCCCCTTTGCAAACATTCTCTGTGTATGAGAGGCAGCACTAccatgggactgggagccaggactcctgggctctattcccagctctgccactaacctTGGGGTCAGTCCCATCTCCTCTATGCTTTAGCCCCATCTTTTGTCTAATTAgactgagctctctggggcagggactgtctttctttGCATGGGAGGGGTCCTGTCTCAGTTTGGTGGCTCTGTGCATTGCCTGGTGCGCAGTAGGGTCCTGATCTCAGTGTGGGGGTGCTTTGTAACACCCAAGACAATCCCCCTAAGTGCTGTTGTAACAGACATAATAGCATTAGCCACAGCTTCACAGAGTTTAAAGATCTAGTCTGGGCTTCGTACAGCACCAccatggaatttcacccagttctccAAATTAAACCAAAAGATTTTAGACTATAGCATTTCATCCCTCAGGAGACTAACCTGTTGTGAACCCCACGCAAAGAGTAGGAGACCGAGGGGCTCCCACTGCCAAGGCCGCAGGGAACAGATGAGGTAAGACATGCCCAGCAgatgacccctgccccatgctgcagagaggtGAAAACCCCTAAGGTCCCTACCAATCTGACCTTGGTctaattccttcccaatcccaaatctGGCCATCAGCTGGACCCTGAGCATCTGGCAAAGCCCATCAGCCTGGCAACCAGAGAGAGAGGATTCTGTGGACCAAGTCAGAGCCTGGCTTGCCCCACATCCCACTACTGCAATAGGGAGCTGGATCCCAGAATAAACGAGGAACAGGTGCTAGTGTAGGGGGCCTCCTTACCATCTCCTCCGGGGTGAAGTACTCCGAGGCCAGGTGCAGACCAGGCATGTCTAGGCTCTGGGCCTGGCTGCGCAGACTATCGCGGACCTGCTGCAGCTCCCGCTCCCATGAGCCATCTGCCATGCCCCCCGAGTCCAGCTTGAAGGATTTCTTCTTCTCCCCTTCAATCTCCTCATCATACTTGGACAGGACATTCTTGTGTTTGTACTGGGAGAGAGAAAGCACGTAAGCCTCCAGCACAGAGACCCTCCAGCAGCCAACACTCCAGGGTCAGGCAACATAAGGTATTCCAGCAGGGATGCAAGAGGGGAATCAGAACAACAGGTTTGCGGCTCATGAGCTGCCCATGTCTTCCCCACTACTGCTCATTCGGGCTTCCACTCAATATGCCCTGCCctctgctgattggctgtttcctCTAACTCCCTCCCAATTCATGTTCTCTACCTTCCTTGGTCTGGTTAGCTATACCGCCTCCAATCCCACAAGCAACCCACGCCCCGCTTAAACAAACCAAGGCACCTCTCCACTTTTCATAGatccatagagtttaaggcctgaagggaccattagagCATCTACTCTGACTTCCGGTCTATCACAGGCCAGACAGTTTCATCCAGTTCCCCCTGGATTTAACCCAATATCTGGTGTTTGGCGAAAGCCTCTCCCAGTAAGGCCTCAGTCTGGATTTGAAGCCATTAAGAGAGCACTATTTAGATTATTCCATGTCTGGAGATTGCCTGCCACCACCAGGGCCCCCGCCCCCAGATTTCAGCTATGAGGCAGGTCACTGAGCCTGCAGTGGGagcccccacgccccactgttggGCAAAGAGACTAGTCACAGCACCGACTAGAatgcccttccccaccctgtgcAGATGCTCCACACTTCTCAGGATCAGGGTTTGAACTGCAATCCCTATGGACAAAGCTAGTCCATAGTCCTGACCTCTGTTGCCAGCCAGGAATACACCCACTGAGTAGGTCAGTGCTCGGACTAACCTACATGAAGGAGTCTTCCCAGGCAGGCCAGGAAATGCTCTGCATGCTAATGGCATGGCCCTTTAAAGCCACCATACTGCTGTAACCCAGAACCCTGATGCCCCTGAGCCTGGACTGAAGGAGATTAGAGAACAGTGTTAAGTCACAGCCTCCAATCACAGGGGGTTTGCTAGTTGCTTGATTAAAGGAGGTTGCTTTGGGGATCTAGGTCACCTATGACCACATTTCATGGCTACCTTTAGCCCAATGCCTCCAAGCACATGGATGgacggggacacacacacacacacacacacacacacacacaccccccccccaaagaaccTGGGCCCATTTTAAACTACAGGAGGAGGCCTGAGAACCAGTGTAACCTGCCCTTATACCCCATGCTGCTCTTACAATCGCCATGTCATCCACGCTCTCTTCCTCTTCATAGGGCCTGTACTCCGGCTTTTTCTTCCGCAGTTCCACGTTCTTCTTAGCTTTCTCCTTGTCCACTATATTGACATTCACCAGGACATCGTCGTCCTCCTGAAGGACACCTGGGAGACAAGATACCATCACCACAGGGTTACCATACAGCCCTGGCTCGGCCCCAGCCACAGTGCTCCCAGCACTGTAGCTAACGACCTGTCAATCTATTCATTGCCCGCTGCATTCAAGGGCTTCAATTAGCCAGCAGGAACAAGAGTCTGTAACCACATCACCACTTCCCTCTCCTCTAGCTTTGCAAGCTGCTTTACATCAGGCATTTAATCCCCCACCATGCCCCAGAGAGGCTCCAAAGAGGGAAACGGAGGCCCAACAtatctaagtgacttgccagagttCAGTCAGTGGCAGCACCCATGATAGTGCCCAGGAGCTCTAGTCACTGACCAGGACCCCTTGTgctaaacagaacaaaaagacagtcctagCCCCGGAGAGCTGCCTGTCTAAGTAACCCCTGACTTTTTTTGGTCATCCTGCTCTATCCCCTggtccaccctccctcccacttccagtATGATTATGGGAAACTGCAGCAAATCATTAGTGGCTCAGCACCTGCTGTACTGGGGGCAGGCAGTATGCTAATAAATGCATTACCAGTCAAAGGGCTTCTTGCACAGTGGGTGTAACACTGAGTTTGATGCAGTCCTGCCttctgaaacctgtacaaaacCTGCCCCTTGCTGCCCAGACTCCAGAATATCCACCATTATCTCCATTCAGTGAATAGAGGCAGTGCAATCTAGTGGGCAGGGCACTGGATTGTGAGTTggagatttgggttctattccccaccaggtgaccttaggcaagagcctctctgtgcctcagtttcccctcccatcctttgactgtttagactgtgagctctctgaggcag is a genomic window containing:
- the SART1 gene encoding U4/U6.U5 tri-snRNP-associated protein 1 isoform X1 — protein: MGSSKKHRERGESGGPGGSEEQQQPPPPPQQLQPAPAAPSSSSRHREHKKHKHRSGGSGERRGKRSRSRGERSSRRSGGEEAVSAARGSHGRAGDRGAQEAEGARRIKREKRDEGYEAAASSKASSGDASLSIEETNKLRAKLGLKPLEVNTIKKEVGSKEDPVAAEVINPIVLKQREEIREKLAAAKEKRLLNQKLGKIKSLGEDDPWLDDTAAWIERSRKLQVEKELAEKRAKLLEEMDQEFGISSLVEEEFGQKKKDHYSSRDLQGLTVEHTIDSFEEGKTVILTLKDKGVLQEDDDVLVNVNIVDKEKAKKNVELRKKKPEYRPYEEEESVDDMAIYKHKNVLSKYDEEIEGEKKKSFKLDSGGMADGSWERELQQVRDSLRSQAQSLDMPGLHLASEYFTPEEMNITFKKTKRRVKKLRKKEKPVKADDLLPLGNETKQSDFGSRLRGRGRRAHRKKEEEEEEGDMEENVNQPADLPSQSDDTRVENMEISSDEEAEKVPKSPVALEEDEAEQELQKQLEKGRKLRQMQQLKESGEKQVIEIVKKLETRRSREDDEELERKGAIVFNATSEFCRTLGEIPTYGLAGNREDQEELMDFERDDERSGNGGSDSDGEENIGWSTVNLDEEKQQQDFSASSTTILDEEPIVNRGLAAALLLCQNKGLLETTVQKVARVKAPNKSLPSAVYCIEDKMAIDDKYSRREEYRGFTQDFKEKDGYKPDVKIEYVDETGRKLTPKEAFRQLSHRFHGKGSGKMKTERRMKKLDEEALLKKMSSSDTPLGTVALLQEKQKAQKTPYIVLSGSGKSMNANTITK
- the SART1 gene encoding U4/U6.U5 tri-snRNP-associated protein 1 isoform X2; translated protein: MGSSKKHRERGESGGPGGSEEQQQPPPPPQQLQPAPAAPSSSSRHREHKKHKHRSGGSGERRGKRSRSRGERSSRRSGGEEAVSAARGSHGRAGDRGAQEAEGARRIKREKRDEGYEAAASSKASSGDASLSIEETNKLRAKLGLKPLEVNTIKKEVGSKEDPVAAEVINPIVLKQREEIREKLAAAKEKRLLNQKLGKIKSLGEDDPWLDDTAAWIERSRKLQVEKELAEKRAKLLEEMDQEFGISSLVEEEFGQKKKDHYSSRDLQGLTVEHTIDSFEEGKTVILTLKDKGVLQEDDDVLVNVNIVDKEKAKKNVELRKKKPEYRPYEEEESVDDMAIYKHKNVLSKYDEEIEGEKKKSFKLDSGGMADGSWERELQQVRDSLRSQAQSLDMPGLHLASEYFTPEEMNITFKKTKRRVKKLRKKEKPVKADDLLPLGNETKQSDFGSRLRGRGRRAHRKKEEEEEEGDMEENVNQPADLPSQSDDTRVENMEISSDEEAEKVPKSPVALEEDEAEQELQKQLEKGRKLRQMQQLKESGEKVIEIVKKLETRRSREDDEELERKGAIVFNATSEFCRTLGEIPTYGLAGNREDQEELMDFERDDERSGNGGSDSDGEENIGWSTVNLDEEKQQQDFSASSTTILDEEPIVNRGLAAALLLCQNKGLLETTVQKVARVKAPNKSLPSAVYCIEDKMAIDDKYSRREEYRGFTQDFKEKDGYKPDVKIEYVDETGRKLTPKEAFRQLSHRFHGKGSGKMKTERRMKKLDEEALLKKMSSSDTPLGTVALLQEKQKAQKTPYIVLSGSGKSMNANTITK